The following DNA comes from Corallococcus exiguus.
TAGATGGCGCGCAGCGCCTCCGGCAGCTCCGTGAGGTCCTGCACGCTGCCTTCGGCCAGCTTGATGCGGTTGCGGGTGCTCTCGTTCCAGAGGCCCAGCTGCTGCAGGTCGCGCACCAGGTAGCGGTTCACCTGGAGGAAGTCACCGGACAGCGTCTCCCGCTTGAAGAGGTTGGACACCTGCGGCTCGATGCACTCGTAGCAGCCGGCGATGGACGCGATGGTGGCCGTGGGCGCGATGGCGATCATCAGCGAGTTGCGCAGGCCCACCTTCATGATGCGCGAGCGCAGCGCGTCCCAGCGCAGCGTGTCCTCCGGGACGATGCCCCAGCTGTCGAACTGGAGCTCGCCCTTGGCCGCGCGCGTCTCCGGGAAGGAGGGGTGCGCGCCGAACTGCTCCGCCAGGTCGGAGGAGGTGACGAGCGCCGCGTAGTAGATCTCCTCCGAAATCTTCTTGGACAGGTTGCGCGCCTCCACGGAGTCGAAGGGCAGGCGCAGCTGGAAGAAGACGTCCTGGAGGCCCATCAGGCCCAGGCCCACCGGGCGCCAGCGGCGGTTGGAGTCCGCGGCGGTGGGGATGGGGTAGTAGTTGAGGTCGATGACGCGGTCCAACTGCTTGAGCGCGAGCATCGCGTTGGAGCGCAGCTGGTCGAAGTCGAACTTCCCATCCTTCACCATGCGGCCCAGGTTGAGCGAACCCAGGTTGCACACCGCCGTCTCACCCTGGCTCGTGACCTCCAGGATTTCGGTGCACAGGTTGGACAGGTGGATGACGTTGCCCGGCTGGCCCGTCTGGTTGCTCTTGCGGTTGCAGATGTCCTTGAAGGTCATCCAGCCGTTGCCCGTCTGGGCCAGCACCTTCATCATCCGGGCGTACAGGTCGCGCGCCTTCACCTTGCGCACGGCGTGGCCCTGCGCTTCGGCCTCCGCGTAGGCCTTCTCGAAGGCCTCGCCGAAGAGGTCGGTGAGGTGGGGCGTCGTCTTCGGGTCGAAGAGGCTCCACTCCTGGTCGGCCTCCACGCGGCGCATGAAGAGGTCCGGCACCCAGTTGGCCAGGTTCAGGTTGTGCGCGCGGCGGGCCTCGTCACCGGTGTTGTCGCGCAGCTCGAGGAAGTCCTCGATGTCCGCGTGCCACGTCTCCAGGTACACGCAGCACGCGCCCTTGCGCTTGCCGCCCTGGTTCACCGCCGCCACGGACGCGTCCAGCGTCTTGAGCCACGGGACGATGCCGTTGGAGTGGCCGTTGGTGGACTTGATGAGGGAGCCGCGCGCGCGCACGCGGTGGTACGCCACGCCGATGCCGCCGCTGAACTTCGACAGCATCGCGATGTCCGAATACTTCTTGTAGATGGCGTCCAGCTCGTCCGCCGGCGAGTCCAAGAGGAAGCAGCTGGAGAGCTGCTCGTGGCGCGTGCCGGAGTTGAACAGGGTGGGGGAGCTGGGCAGGTACTCCAGCGAGCTGAACAGGCGGTAGAGCTCGATGGCCTCGCGCGCGTTGTCGCCGGACAGGGAGCACGCCACGCGGAGGAAGAAGTCCTGCGGCGTCTCAATCACTTCGCGCGTCTGCGGGTTCTTGAGCAGGTAGCGGTCGTAGACGGTGCGCAGGCCGAAGTACTCGAACAGGTCGTTGCGGACCGGGTCGATGGCGGCGTTGAGCTTGCGCGCGTTGGCCTGGACGAAGGTGAGGAGGCGGTCCGCGATGAGGCCGTGCTTGTGGCCGGCGGCGACGGACTGGCTGAAGGACTGGATGTCCTGGTTGCTGACCTCCTTCTGCATGAAGGTGGAGAGCAGGCGCGCGGAGAGCCGGGCGTACTCGGGCTCCTCCACGATGAGCGCCGCGGCGGTCTGGATGGACAGGCTGTCCAGCTCCCGCGTGGTGGCGCCGTCATACAGACCGCTGATGGTCTTGGTGGCCACGCGCATCACGTCCACGCGCGACAGGCCCACGCACGACTTGCCCACCGCGCGGACGATTTTGTTGAGGTCCACCGGCTCCGCCGTGCCGTTGCGCTTCTTCACCCGCATGGTGGTGGTGAAGTCGCCGGTGGCCGACGGGGCCTGCGTGGCGGGCGCCACGGCGGCGGAGTCAGGGGGCGGCGAGGCGACGGCGTTCGGCTTGAAAGGCGTCTGGACGGTCAAGGGCGTCTCACTTCCGGGCAAGGCAATAGCGGAGCCACCGAGGGTGGGCGGACCCCCGTGGGTGATGACTCCGGTGATGGCAGGGAGGGACTGACTTCCGATCAGGACCCGGGGGCGCGGCGACAGCGGCCCGACATGTAGCGAATTGTGAGGCAGGTGTGTGTGTCGATCAAGAAAACCACACCAGCCTCCGGGTTCCGGGAACGTGCCCCCGTGGTGGCGGGCGAGCAACAGAGGTGACCCAAGCTATGGGG
Coding sequences within:
- a CDS encoding ribonucleoside-diphosphate reductase subunit alpha translates to MRVKKRNGTAEPVDLNKIVRAVGKSCVGLSRVDVMRVATKTISGLYDGATTRELDSLSIQTAAALIVEEPEYARLSARLLSTFMQKEVSNQDIQSFSQSVAAGHKHGLIADRLLTFVQANARKLNAAIDPVRNDLFEYFGLRTVYDRYLLKNPQTREVIETPQDFFLRVACSLSGDNAREAIELYRLFSSLEYLPSSPTLFNSGTRHEQLSSCFLLDSPADELDAIYKKYSDIAMLSKFSGGIGVAYHRVRARGSLIKSTNGHSNGIVPWLKTLDASVAAVNQGGKRKGACCVYLETWHADIEDFLELRDNTGDEARRAHNLNLANWVPDLFMRRVEADQEWSLFDPKTTPHLTDLFGEAFEKAYAEAEAQGHAVRKVKARDLYARMMKVLAQTGNGWMTFKDICNRKSNQTGQPGNVIHLSNLCTEILEVTSQGETAVCNLGSLNLGRMVKDGKFDFDQLRSNAMLALKQLDRVIDLNYYPIPTAADSNRRWRPVGLGLMGLQDVFFQLRLPFDSVEARNLSKKISEEIYYAALVTSSDLAEQFGAHPSFPETRAAKGELQFDSWGIVPEDTLRWDALRSRIMKVGLRNSLMIAIAPTATIASIAGCYECIEPQVSNLFKRETLSGDFLQVNRYLVRDLQQLGLWNESTRNRIKLAEGSVQDLTELPEALRAIYRTAWELPMRALLDMGADRGAFIDQSQSLNLFVETPNIGKLSSMYFYAWQKGLKTTYYMRSRPATRIAKATVGQGGPTMTAAPTPAPQVVTAEAEAVACSLENPEACEACQ